A genomic window from Deltaproteobacteria bacterium includes:
- a CDS encoding acyl-CoA dehydrogenase family protein translates to MKRYGDFITSEEELAFLTTIRNYVEKEVMPVRMQLDDDYAVFDKAYAGLVKLGIQKRGFSPEYGGLGIRSGPTVCAISEEISRGDSGLSLHTLIIPWCLAAAMGARNKFLMEKFIPMFCEDTPRCGCMAITEPAGGCNIEDVGERARTIRTTAKLEGNEWVINGQKMWPSGASIADVYCVVCTTDPGLKEEGVALIYVPKDTAGLSFGKPEEKMGMKVTDVNTAIYFDNVRVPKEYRAGGPGVDWQLFRANVGWGRLTSAPISLGNAQAVLEAVIEFSKTRAYGGKPVRNHSLQAAMIADMAIGIESARAFYLTVAAMFNNRKRFGNPGEEYLIARASAAKVHACDVTEMVCNRGMELMGSYGYAREYHVEKYLRDSKIIQIWLGGGQLARLDVAQSYYPYMSSGK, encoded by the coding sequence ATGAAGAGGTACGGAGATTTTATCACATCCGAGGAGGAACTGGCCTTTTTGACGACCATCCGCAATTATGTCGAAAAGGAAGTAATGCCGGTCCGCATGCAATTGGATGATGACTATGCCGTGTTTGATAAGGCCTATGCCGGCCTGGTCAAGCTCGGCATCCAGAAACGGGGTTTCTCGCCGGAATACGGTGGCCTGGGAATTCGTTCGGGGCCTACGGTCTGCGCCATTTCTGAAGAGATATCGAGAGGAGACAGCGGCCTTTCCCTGCACACCCTGATTATCCCATGGTGTCTGGCGGCTGCGATGGGCGCCCGCAACAAGTTCCTGATGGAAAAATTCATTCCCATGTTCTGTGAAGACACGCCGCGTTGCGGCTGTATGGCCATTACCGAGCCGGCGGGAGGCTGCAATATTGAAGATGTAGGCGAACGCGCGCGTACTATTCGAACCACGGCCAAGCTTGAGGGAAATGAATGGGTCATCAATGGTCAAAAGATGTGGCCCAGCGGCGCGAGCATTGCAGATGTCTATTGCGTTGTCTGTACCACCGATCCCGGCCTGAAGGAAGAAGGGGTGGCTCTCATCTATGTCCCGAAGGATACTGCCGGACTTTCCTTCGGCAAACCGGAAGAAAAGATGGGGATGAAGGTAACGGATGTGAATACCGCCATCTACTTCGATAACGTAAGGGTGCCGAAGGAATATCGAGCCGGAGGGCCCGGTGTTGACTGGCAACTATTCAGGGCCAACGTCGGCTGGGGTCGGCTCACGAGCGCTCCCATCTCGCTTGGAAACGCGCAAGCCGTTTTAGAGGCCGTCATAGAGTTCAGCAAAACGAGGGCTTACGGGGGGAAACCCGTCCGGAATCATTCCCTGCAAGCGGCCATGATCGCCGACATGGCCATCGGCATAGAATCGGCCCGCGCCTTTTACCTCACTGTCGCGGCGATGTTCAATAACCGGAAGAGATTTGGAAACCCGGGAGAGGAATACCTCATAGCGCGTGCGAGTGCAGCCAAGGTGCATGCCTGCGACGTCACGGAGATGGTATGTAATAGAGGGATGGAGCTCATGGGCTCCTACGGCTATGCCCGGGAGTACCACGTGGAGAAATACCTGAGGGACAGCAAGATTATCCAGATATGGCTTGGTGGAGGGCAGCTGGCGAGACTTGACGTGGCCCAGAGCTACTATCCTTACATGAGCAGTGGTAAGTAA
- a CDS encoding 4-hydroxyphenylacetate 3-hydroxylase family protein, whose translation MALKTPEQYEESLRKLNLKVYLMGELVKTPVDHPIIRPSMNSVKMTYALAQDPQHEDLMTATSHLTGQKINRFCHIHQNTDDLIKKVKMQRLMGQKTGACFQRCVGMDAINAMDSVTFEMDKKFGTGYRDRFIKFLLMMQEEDLTVDGAMTDPKGDRSLSPGRQADPDLYTRVVEKRKDGIVVRGAKAHQTGAVNSHWILVMPTITMTEEDSDYALSFVAPADAAGIFYIYGRQSCDTRKLEGGEIDVGNPQFGGHEALMVFDNLFVPWENVFMCGEYEFTGALIERFAGYHRQSYGGCKVGVGDVLIGAAALAADYNGVSRASHVRDKLIEMIHLNETLYACGIACSSQGHKTASGNYLIDLLLANVCKQNVTRFPYEIARLAEDIAGGLMVTMASEKDLRHPEIGKVVEKYLKGVASVPTEHRCRVLRLIENITLGTAAVGYRTESMHGAGSPQAQRIMISRQGNLEYKKALAKDILGIKD comes from the coding sequence ATGGCACTGAAAACCCCTGAACAATATGAGGAGAGTCTTCGGAAACTCAATCTTAAAGTATATTTGATGGGCGAGTTGGTAAAAACCCCTGTAGATCATCCCATCATCCGGCCGTCGATGAATTCGGTGAAGATGACTTACGCCCTTGCTCAGGACCCTCAACATGAAGATTTGATGACGGCGACATCGCACCTGACGGGACAAAAGATCAACCGGTTCTGCCACATCCACCAGAATACCGACGATTTGATCAAGAAGGTGAAGATGCAGCGGCTGATGGGGCAAAAGACGGGAGCCTGTTTTCAGCGCTGCGTCGGAATGGACGCCATCAATGCCATGGACAGCGTCACCTTCGAAATGGATAAGAAATTTGGCACCGGATATCGAGACCGATTTATCAAGTTTTTGCTCATGATGCAGGAAGAAGACCTGACGGTGGATGGCGCGATGACCGATCCAAAAGGGGACCGGAGTCTCTCACCCGGCAGGCAGGCCGATCCGGACCTTTATACACGCGTGGTGGAAAAGAGAAAGGACGGCATCGTCGTCCGGGGTGCGAAGGCCCACCAGACCGGGGCCGTAAATTCCCACTGGATTCTTGTCATGCCGACGATCACGATGACGGAAGAGGACAGCGACTATGCTCTTTCCTTTGTGGCGCCCGCCGACGCCGCGGGAATCTTCTATATTTACGGACGCCAGTCATGCGACACCCGAAAACTTGAGGGAGGCGAGATCGATGTAGGCAATCCGCAATTTGGCGGTCATGAGGCGCTGATGGTTTTTGATAATCTGTTCGTTCCCTGGGAGAACGTCTTTATGTGTGGCGAGTATGAATTCACCGGCGCTCTTATAGAGCGTTTTGCCGGTTACCACCGCCAGAGCTATGGCGGCTGCAAAGTCGGTGTCGGAGATGTGCTGATCGGCGCGGCGGCTCTGGCTGCCGATTACAACGGCGTTTCCAGGGCATCCCATGTCCGGGACAAGCTGATCGAAATGATTCACCTCAACGAAACATTATATGCCTGCGGTATTGCCTGTTCGTCGCAAGGTCATAAGACCGCATCCGGAAACTATCTCATTGATTTGCTTCTGGCCAACGTATGCAAGCAGAACGTGACTCGCTTTCCGTATGAAATTGCGAGACTGGCAGAGGACATAGCGGGAGGACTCATGGTCACAATGGCATCGGAAAAGGATTTGCGCCACCCTGAGATCGGCAAGGTCGTGGAGAAATATTTGAAAGGAGTGGCGTCTGTGCCGACGGAGCATCGCTGCCGCGTTCTGCGCCTGATTGAAAACATCACACTGGGAACAGCGGCCGTCGGATACCGGACGGAATCCATGCACGGCGCCGGATCGCCGCAGGCGCAGAGGATTATGATTTCACGCCAGGGCAACCTGGAATACAAGAAGGCTCTTGCAAAGGACATTCTCGGAATCAAAGATTAA